One Williamwhitmania sp. genomic window, TAAACAACTGTTGGGAATAAAAATCTACACCTTGGGGAATAGCAGTGTGGATTATGGCGAGTTATTAATCCTTTAAGTATTATGGATTGATAAGGTCAGTATTTCTATAGGCCAGAATCTCGTTAAGCATTTCAATGGCACTGATAGCTGAAGTGTTCTCCGGGTTTATTTCTAATGCTTTGGTGTAACAGTTAATAGCATGTCCAAAGTTAGTTTCTCTCCGAGCAATATTGCCAAGGATATAGTATGCTTCATCGCTATCTGGGTGTTTGGCCAAAATGTCGTTAAGAAGTTGTTTTGCTTCTTCTATTTTATAGTTATCGGCCAAGTTTCTTGCTTTGTCTATGTTCTGTTTGAGGTTCATTTGTGATACAGATTATTTTGAATGATGAACTCGAATACTCCATTTGGGAGAAACATTCGAATATCATGATGGTTTGCCAACCATTCACGAATTTGAGTGGAGGAGATATCAAGCCGGGGCGCGCTAACCTTCGTGTAGTTGATCGAAGAAGTTATTGTTGCATTATCGTTAGAGGTGAACCGTGGATATACCATTAGTCTTGCAAGTTCCGCAATGCCTGTGAAATTCCTCCAGAGGTGAAACGATTGTAGGCTATCCTCACCCATAATTAGGGTGAAATTCAGGTTGGGATGCTTGTGGTGCAGATGCTCAAGGGTTTGG contains:
- a CDS encoding tetratricopeptide repeat protein, translating into MNLKQNIDKARNLADNYKIEEAKQLLNDILAKHPDSDEAYYILGNIARRETNFGHAINCYTKALEINPENTSAISAIEMLNEILAYRNTDLINP
- the nadD gene encoding nicotinate (nicotinamide) nucleotide adenylyltransferase, whose product is MKKVGLFFGSFNPVHIGHLAIANYCAEFTDLEEIWLIPSPHNPLKDKEELASPEARVHMLQIAVEKRHPKLKICLDELQLPTPSYTYQTLEHLHHKHPNLNFTLIMGEDSLQSFHLWRNFTGIAELARLMVYPRFTSNDNATITSSINYTKVSAPRLDISSTQIREWLANHHDIRMFLPNGVFEFIIQNNLYHK